The nucleotide window TTGACGTGGGCGTCTGCGGCGAGCTCTAGGTCCTCGGGCGGATCGTCCGTTCCTGTCATGCTGTGCGTTGTCTCCCCGAAGCTCGAAGTTTTGAGAGGAGAAAGTCAAGGTTGCTGCACGAGCTTTTGTGGCTACCTAATAGTGTCATATTTCACAGAGAATGACATAAGCGGGCTGACGTTCCCTCGGGGCCCACCAGCGTCAAAAGGGACGAGCCTCAGAAGTtctaaggtactaaggttgGTACCTACTAGTAAGGTACCTTACGAAGTACTGAGGTATGGCAAAGGTGGAAGGTAGGGACGAAATATCTACGTatatacctacctagtatCTACTCGTATGAATAATGCCTCTAGTATACTAGAGAAAGGCCAGTAAATGCCTGCTCAGCAAATCGGAACCCAAGGTATTTCGTACCGTAgtgctactactaggtacctcTACGTAAGGTAGTAGGCAAGGTGGAAAGGTGCCTTGAGTACCTCGCAGTTCAGTGCTAATCCAGTACCTGGTTGAATCAGACGCCTAGCCCAGCCCAGGGTCCTACTACTAATGTCGAGATCCTGCTTGCCACGCTCTGATCATGAGCAGGCCAAAGCAGTGCGGGTCTGCATAAGCTTGTCGATGACCGGAGTGGAGATCGCTTTATTCTCATGAGGAGTCGACATTTGCGCTTGAAGGCTTCTACTTCAgcccgcgatgccgcggAACCTTGAAAGTGCCTTGGATAGCACAAGTCCTGGACTTCGTACTCGTACGAGATAAAGCTGGAAtgcaggcggcgcgtcggGTGTCGCGGCAGAGTGTCCCGTCTAGACTCGCTGTGCCCATTGCCTGGCTgcttcgacgacgttggCACAGTGCCTGTCGGCGAACATCAGCGCCTTGTGAAGAGAATACTTCAGAATCCCCTATGATGATCAAAGCCAAGTACAGGTAACCTTGTAACTTTCGGGGCAAAGATGTAGACTGAGTCCGGGCACTTCTGGTCCTCCAAGCTCACGAGGCAGGTTTGCGGCTGAGCAACGAGGTTGAAATAGCGCTGAAGCCGACAGGCGACCACGCTCGCGATGTCCATGATCCTGTCGTTTCAAAAGCAGCAGCTCAATTAAAACacggcgcacgcgcgccTCCGGTCCCCGGTACTGGGAGCGGGTGTCAATGATGTCCGCCAAGCCGTTGCGCCGAGGGCTGCCAGCGCACCCACCGTGCGTGCGCCCAGCCCACCCCAAGCTTCTCCTCGCCAGCGAAACGCCAAATCTGTCCCGGGCTGCCAGGTACCGCGCCTGGAGACCAGCGATGACGACCCGCGTGGACCGTGGAGCCCCAGGGCAGCCAGTGAACACGCCGCGAACCCCTGAGCAAGGGGTCCACCCCTGCCACCGTGCAAGCCCAACGGCCCCAGCACTTGGTGTGACAGCGCGTTTCAGATCGCTGGAACAGCGGGCGCTGTGCCAGGCCGGAGCACCAAGGCAGGAAGGGCACAAGCGCAAGCAGCGGACGGGCGCAGCGTGCTCGGCAACCCCTCTCAATCGTTtccgtcggcgggcgagcacggTGCCACCAGGAGGCGGCGTGAGGAATGGACGGGTTTGACGGGAACAGGAAATTTGGTTGATGCCGTCTCCCTTCGCACTTGCTGCACAATTGCATCCCAGTGACCGTTGCTAGGCATGTTTCATTGCCCGGTGTGCTTCAGTCGAAGTGCCTTTCACCTTGGGAGGTGAGGCTGTGACAGTGGAAGCCGGCAATAGTGccctggtgctgccgcccctTGCCCAAGGAGCCTAAGCACGCGCCGCGCTTCCCTTAGAGGGCTGGGCGCTTGGGCCATCTCATCCAACAGGCGCCGTCCGCAAAGAAGACGACGTGGACGCTCACCAAAGGGAGGCAGACGAGACAGCGCCCCTTTGCCGGCAGCTATTCGTGTGCTCGAGGGGTTGCCCTTCGTCTCAGCGCCACAGGCCATGCAAACCAGCGCATTGCAAAAGTAGTACTAAGTACTAGCAGTACCAAACTCGCCGCGCACTCTGTACCTCCAACAAAGTCCCTCCGGACCGTCTCGACCACCACCTTCCCCTCCTGACACCCCACCGCCCGGTAATAACTGGCGCTAGCTCAGGTACCTACCTCAAGTGACTTCCCTACTCGGCCACCCAAATCATCATCTCCTCTGGCATGCACTCCGTCGACAACAGCACCAGCCAGGTCCCATCACCATCCCCAACCGACCGCAATCACCGCGGCACCAAGCAGCTTCTGCCTCAACCGCCGCAGTACCAGTCTGCAATCGCGACAGGCCGAGGCGCTTTGCATGCGAACAAGTGTGAGAACGGCGCAGCCACAACTCTTTGATCAATACCGCCAACGACCCACCCCTTAAACACCTCGCGCATTGCTCGACTTCAAGCGCTTCGGTGCTGCCCCGGGTCCGAGTCAGGCCCAGCTGTGGTCAAACCAGGCAAAACACCTCCTGCTACTTTGTTGTAATCCAGGCTGTCGAGTCGAGACTGCCACTTCAGCCCTGCGGCATCGGTCCGCACACCAGCGCCCTGATCCCCTCGAGATGGGACGCAAGcccacgccgcagccgctgaTGCTGGCAGACTCAAATGCCTTGGAGCATATTGCAAACAGCGGGCCCGCAGCCACTGAGGTGACGACGCAAGGcttgtcgcccgccgactccaggtcctcgtcctcgcaccgctcctcccccctcaCCAGCAGATTTGCCCCTAAGAGGCCGCAAACGGGGAAGCCTGCCCTGCCACCCAGCGACAGCTCGAATCATCAACATCAGTCGCACCACCAGCGATCACAGTCTGCCCGTgacgaccgcccgcccgtctccgcGACCGGGCCTCCGGCGTCCCACGCCCCTGTCCCCCAGCCAGTGACACGATCCACAGCCTCCGACAGCAAGAAATCGACCAAGAGCGGCTTCTTCCACTTCGCCAAGTCGTCAAAGAGCTCCAATCAGCTACTCAACCTACCGGTGACGCAACCAAATACGGATTCGCGGGATCGGTCTTTGGCGACAGAGGGCGATCAAACGAGCGTTCGTCAAAACGAAGGTGCGTACCAGAATAGAGCAACTCTGCCTTTGTTCAACAACGGAACCTTGCCCAAGCTAGGCCAGGTCGCTCCAGTTCGTCCCCAAAGACAGCCGGCTAACAGTATCAACCGCTTAGCAAACTCTTTTTACGCACAAGGTTCGCTAGAGAAGCCGGCAACACCGCTCCCGTCCCGTTCCGAGCTCTCACTCTCCTCAACGGCAGCCGAGCACGAACCTGCTCCGATACCCTCCCCGGGCAAAAAACCAAAATCCAATCCCTTTGGTATACTCAGCCGCACCAAATCTGCGCGCGAGAACAAGGGCCGCATCAGTCCCCAACCTTCcaccgccatgccgcctGGTGCACCTAGCAGAGCGGATTCTCACGAGGACTCGGCTCCCCTCAGGACCGCACCTGTCACCCAGGATCGAGCATTTCGAGATATGATGAACTCGACCACTAGAAATCGGTCCGAAGACCGGGCTGTTGGGCGGGATGCTGGACAGGGCAAAGACAACAGTCGCGAACGAGACTATCGCCATGTACCACCCTCAACCACACGAGACAACGGGGGCGGGTCAACATTTCTTAGCGGCTTGAGAAATTCTTCAACAAGAGCTGCTGACATGATAAGTAAGGGCTTGTTTGGGAAAAGTTCACGAAGCGGAAGCACCACAGAGAAGGAACCTGTCATTGATGACGAACATTACGTCCTTAAGGTAATAAACCTTCCTTTGGTGGAGCAAACGCGCTTGACACGCATCTCAAAACGGCTGGAAAACTCGAGAGACAAGACGGAGTTTTGGATGCCCGCTTTCCCATGGCGGGCAATCGACTATCTCAACTACAAGGGTTGCGACGTGGAAGGCCTGTACCGAGTTCCCGGGAGCGGTCCACAAATCAAGAAATGGCAGCGGAAGTTTGACGAGCGTATGGATCTACCCCCGGGCATCAAGTCACGTCTGCGTTCTGGCTAACAACTAGGGCAGAATTCGACGTGAACCTGTTCGAAGAAGAGGAATTATACGACATCAATATCATCGGCTCGATGCTCAAAGCCTGGCTGCGGCAACTTCCAGATGAGTTGTTCCCAAAAGAAGCCCAGGAAAGAGTTGCTCGGGAATGTGCCGGCTCGACAGAGGTCCCTCAGCTCCTCATCGATGAACTCTCCAATCTGTCTCCATTCAATTACTACTTGCTATTTGCAATCACATGCCACCTCAGCCTCCTTCTTGCGCATTCGGACAAGAACAAGATGGACTTCAGAAACCTCTGCATCTGTTTTCAGCCATGCATGAAGATTGATGCCTTCTGCTTCAAATTTCTGGTGTGCGATTGGAGAGATTGCTGGAAAGGCTGCAAGAGTGAAGCGAAATACATTGAGCAAGAATACAGGCTTTTCGATCAGCCTCCTCCGCGCGGCCTCTCTGAGCCTCAGCAGCCAGCGCAAAGCGAGGATCTCGACAATCGTCTGCTTTCATCTCCAGACAGCGCTTCGCACTCAACGCATGGGGGCAGGGAGGCGCCAATCCAGTCAAAAGGCCACCGCAACCAATTTTCAAAGTCCAACGTCAGCATCCACTCAAACACTTCCACTATCTCAAATGACAGCCATCGAAGTTACCACGACGGAGCTCAGGTTGCGAGGGATCTGCGACCACTCTCACCAATTCAACCGCTGTCACCCATCGGGTTCTGATTTTTTGAAGAGCACGATGCCTCCACAGGTCACTATCCTCCGCAGGCGGTATGATGGCTTGAGAGGATAACACTGCGCTCTCGTTTGGCGACAATAACTTACGATTTTTGAGGACAAGTCTGTCCTTTGCTGTCAGGACATGCGAGTCTAGAGAGCTTGAGCACTTGGTCACACAGTTCTTATACCTCCCGCAATCATGAGACAGCACTTTCACCAGTCTTCCCGGCAGGCGACGGTCTCATGAGCTGATTTTTTTGTCTTGCGCGTTTCGTTTGTCTTTGCATGCAAGATGCCAGAATTCATACCCTTTCTTTCCTTGGTTCGAGACGGTAAAATACCCGCTTGCATCGAATCTTCAGCGTTGTCCTCCTTCGAAGCTAGTTACGGTTGGGCGCGAGGTGGTAATGAAGCAGACGGTGATGCTTATTAATGCACCACCCTTGGCCCGGGCAGTGTTCAGAGTTTGACTTCTTTTCTGTCTTATGCACGTTGGAGAAAAGCGTCCTTTTTATAACGGAGTCGATGTACAATAACTGAGGTTTTGGCTGAGTTGGAGATGAAGTTTTCGGATGCTTCAGTTTGGAGAGACGTGGACGACTGCAATCAAGGGGATTGACGTCAAGACACGGAGCCCCAAAAGTTGGCAAAATGGATTATGTTGTGTGAGGCCGAACTGTCCCCAGTCCCAAAGTCGTAACTGCCTGGCAACTCCTAACTCCGAGCCACCAATGCCACAGCCGGGGCAAACTGCAAATGGAGTAAAATATAGCCAACAGATTCTGTCTTACCCTTTGATGCCAGACTTGGCCGTAGCATCCCGCTGGTTCTTCCTCATTTTTCTTTCGTTGCGCTTCAGCCTCTCTTTCCTCTCCCTGCGTCCGTCGCCACGGATGCTTGTGCCTTCTTTCCTTTCCGCTTCCTTCTTTGGGTCTACTTCAACGAGCCAGTCGTCTTCGCCCTTCTTATTCAGCGCCTTATAACCCCACTTTCTCTTCCACTCGCCGCTCTCTTCGTCGTAGGCGAGATTCCTGCGCTGTTCTCTAGTCTTGGGCTTGATTCCCTTCTTGGCAGCAAAGCGCTCCCACTTGGTCGGTGGTTTGGCATCTGGAACGGGCTTTTCGCGAGGAAGGCGggttgttggtggcggcagcgtcagGAGAACACCATCCTTTGAGGAATTGAGAGGACATGTCGTCAGAAGTTGGTTGATGAGAGATTGGGCGCCATCCCGTGTGATCTCGGCGAGGGAAGATTCAAGAGCGGAGCGATCCAGGGTGACAGTATTAGGATCTTGGGCGAGAAGTAGACCGAGATCAAATGTGTACGGCGTTGGCTTCTCGACTGCCACAGGTAACTTTGGTTTCGATACGGGCGCTGCCATTGTTTCAGCAATGCGGCTTCGGAAGCTTGGTGAATTGCCTTGTATGGTAAGAGTAAAGGACGCTCAACAATCAAAGGTAGCAGCAGACAACTGTGTTGGAGTGGACTTTATTGCTGGCTTTTTTTTTAGGCCGATAAGGAATATCGGATCTAGCGGCGATAAATAATCCGATGCCTGATGGATTGATGGGCGCTAACTGTGGGGGCCCCCTGGGCCGTCCGCGCGCGTCGCTGGAGATTTTCTTCCACGCCCTCTCGAGTCTCTTGCGCTTCGAATAAAGAATCAAGCTCCGGCAGGTGGCCCAATTGGCCTTCTTACGGCCACTTGGCTAACCATCCTCATTGTCTCCCAATACCCCCAACTGCAGACGTTGATCTGCTGAATAACAAAATGGCGTCCGCAAACGCTCTGCGGAGCCTCGTCCGGCCTTCGATCCCCGTCTCGCGTCGAATCTACCCCATCGTGCTCGCCGGTGCTTCGTTCTC belongs to Purpureocillium takamizusanense chromosome 1, complete sequence and includes:
- a CDS encoding uncharacterized protein (TransMembrane:1 (o501-518i)~EggNog:ENOG503NXWZ~COG:T), coding for MGRKPTPQPLMLADSNALEHIANSGPAATEVTTQGLSPADSRSSSSHRSSPLTSRFAPKRPQTGKPALPPSDSSNHQHQSHHQRSQSARDDRPPVSATGPPASHAPVPQPVTRSTASDSKKSTKSGFFHFAKSSKSSNQLLNLPVTQPNTDSRDRSLATEGDQTSVRQNEANSFYAQGSLEKPATPLPSRSELSLSSTAAEHEPAPIPSPGKKPKSNPFGILSRTKSARENKGRISPQPSTAMPPGAPSRADSHEDSAPLRTAPVTQDRAFRDMMNSTTRNRSEDRAVGRDAGQGKDNSRERDYRHVPPSTTRDNGGGSTFLSGLRNSSTRAADMISKGLFGKSSRSGSTTEKEPVIDDEHYVLKVINLPLVEQTRLTRISKRLENSRDKTEFWMPAFPWRAIDYLNYKGCDVEGLYRVPGSGPQIKKWQRKFDEQFDVNLFEEEELYDINIIGSMLKAWLRQLPDELFPKEAQERVARECAGSTEVPQLLIDELSNLSPFNYYLLFAITCHLSLLLAHSDKNKMDFRNLCICFQPCMKIDAFCFKFLVCDWRDCWKGCKSEAKYIEQEYRLFDQPPPRGLSEPQQPAQSEDLDNRLLSSPDSASHSTHGGREAPIQSKGHRNQFSKSNVSIHSNTSTISNDSHRSYHDGAQVARDLRPLSPIQPLSPIGF
- the RRS1 gene encoding Rhodanese- sulfurtransferase (COG:J~EggNog:ENOG503NZ9M); the protein is MAAPVSKPKLPVAVEKPTPYTFDLGLLLAQDPNTVTLDRSALESSLAEITRDGAQSLINQLLTTCPLNSSKDGVLLTLPPPTTRLPREKPVPDAKPPTKWERFAAKKGIKPKTREQRRNLAYDEESGEWKRKWGYKALNKKGEDDWLVEVDPKKEAERKEGTSIRGDGRRERKERLKRNERKMRKNQRDATAKSGIKG